The DNA sequence CGTTGGGGTCCATGGTACGAGAGGACCAGTGCGATCGCGGCTGAACCGCTGTCGGAAACAGCCGGTTGGCCGAAGGTCGCGCGCGGGTCAGGCGCCGAACCAGTGGTCGGCCAGCTCGTCCAGCGCGGTGGCGGTCGTCGGCACCACGCGCAGGTACCAGGGCAGGTTCGAGTAGACGTGCAGCAGCGTGCAGGCGAGCACCTTGCGCGGGTCGACCGCGCGGCCGTAGCCGTCGTGGAGGGCCGCGTTGGCCGGGCGCTCGCCGCGGGTGAGGAAGATGCCGGTGGCGACGAACTCGTACTCGCGGGCGGCGCGCATGGCCGGTTCGAAGTCGAACAGGCCGGTCAGGCGGCCGTTCTCGACCAGCAGGTGGGCGCTCATCACCTCGGTGTGCGCGAGCACCAGGTCCGGCCGCGTGAGGTCGACGGAGTCGAGGAAGTCCGGGATCTGCTCCAGCCAGCCGGGCGCGAGCCCGCGGGCGTGCTGCCGGGCCACGCACCCGTGCCGCTGGGTGCGCACGAACTCCGCCCAGTCGTCCGGGCCCAGCGACGGCGGCGTGATGGCGTGCAGGGCGGCCAGCGCCTCGCCGACCTGGCGTGACACGTCGCGGCGGGCGTCCGCGTCCAGGCTCGGCCACACGTCCTCGAGGCTCGCGCCGCGCAGCCGTTCCATGAGGACGTAACCCCACCCGCCGAACTCGCCCGCCGCGTGCAGGCGGGGCGTGGGCACCGGCAACCGGCCCTGCACGGCCTCCAGCACGTCCCGTTCGGTCGCCACCTCGTCGAGGTGCACCGCGGGGAACAGCTTCAGCACGTGCCGCACCCCGACCGCGTACACCGGCAACGACCCGTCCGCGAACCGCGTCACGTCCCCGGACACCCCGAGGTACCGGCACAACGCCTCCACACCCGGCCGCACCGCGTCGTCGTCGAGCGCCTCGAACTGCTCCTGGGTCACCGCCGGGGGGAACGTCACGGCCGGCAGGCTAGAGCGCCCACCCGGCGGGGGCGACCGATTATCGACCGTCCTCGTCCGGCTCCTCGGTCCGGAGCACGACCTCCGCGTCCACCCCGGCCTCGTCCAGCACCGCCCCGATGGCATGGGCGACGGCCGCGGAATCACGGGCCGACACGTCGGCGGGCAACTGCACTTCAAGGCGTCGTGCGTTCACCCCACCAACACTCCCCCTGGACCACCGGCCACGCGATACCCCCGTCGGATGAATCCGTCGCGGGAGCTCTAGTTGCGCTTGCGCGACGGCTGGACGCGCGGCGGCTCGCCGGGCATCTTGGGGTAGTCCGGCGGGTAGGGCAGCTCGCCGCGGTCGTCGGCTTCGTACCACTCCAGCAGGCGCTCGATGCCGAACGCCTCGTCGTCCAGGGACGCGTGCGGGTCGCCGTTGTCCGCCAGGTACCCCGGCACCGACAGCACGTCGAAGTCGTCGGGGTCCACAGTGGACAAGCGGTCCCAGGTGACCGGGGTCGAGACGGTGGCGCGCGGGGTGCCGCGGACGGACCAGGCGGAGGCGATGGTGCGGTCGCGGGCGGCTTGGTTGAAGTCCAGGAAGACCTTCTCGCCGCGTTCCTCCTTCCACCACGAGGTGGTCGCCTTGTCGGGCACGCGCCGTTCCACCTCGCGGGCCAACGCGATCACCGCGTGGCGCACGTCCACGAAGTCCCACTCGGCCCGGATGCGCACCGCGACGTGGATGCCGCGACCGCCGGACGTCTTCGGGTAACCCGTGAACCCCAGCTCGTCCAGCACCTCCCGCAACACCATCGCGACCTCGACCGCGTCCCGGAAGTCCGTGCCCGGCTGCGGGTCCAGGTCGACGCGCAACTCGTCGGGCCGATCGGTGTCCGCCCGCCGCACGGGCCACGGGTGGAAGTCGAACGTGCCCAGGTTCGCCGCCCACGCCAGCACCGCCGGCTCGGTCGGGCACACCTCGTCCGCGGGCCGCCCGGACGGGAACGCGACCCGCGCCGTCTCGACCCACTCGGGCGCCCCCTTGGGCAGCCGCTTCTGGTAGAACGCCTCCCCGGTGACGCCGTCGACGTAACGCTTCAACGTCGTCGGGCGGTCGCGCAGCACGCGCAGCAGCGGCTCGGCGACGGCCAGGTAGTACTCGACCACCTGGATCTTGGTGATCCCACGCTCGGGGAAGTAGACCTTGCCCGGGTTCGACACCCGAACCACACGGTCACCGACGGTCAGTTCCACTGCCTGGGCCACACGGGTGAGCCTAACAACGATCCGGCCACCGCACCCGGCTCGACGGTCACGAACCGTGGTCGGGGATCACGGGCGTTCGACGACCTGGAAGCGGAGATCGGGAAGGGCCGGGCGGCGCGGCTCAGTCGTGGGCTCGCGCGCCCAGACCGGTGACGAGGGCGTCCAGCGCCAGTTCGAAGCTGTCGTGGTCCAGTTCCCGCGCCACGGCCGGCAGCAGGTGGGCCTTGTCCAGGTTCGGGTAGCGGTCGCGGTAGAAGGTCTGGTCCTCGGAGAAGCCGCTGGAGAACGAGCTCAGCGCCGCGCCGAAGACCAGGTACATCAGCGCCGCCGCGATCATCGTGGCCTCGCGCCGCGACCAGCCGGACGCGACCAGGCCGCCGTGCACGACGTCGAGCCGGCGCAGTGACGCCTCGCGGTGCGCCGGGCCGTAGGCCAGGAACGGCACGATGTTGGGGTGCGCGGCCAGCGCCGCCCGGTAGGAGCGGGCGCAGCTGCGCAGGCCGTGCCGCCAGTCGCCGCCGTCGAACCCGGACACGTCGACCTGCTCCAGGATGCCCGCGGCCACCTCGTGCAGCAGGTCGTCCTTGGTGCTCACGTGCCCGTACAGCGACGCGGCCTGAACGCCCAGCTCAGACGCCAGTTTGCGCATCGACAGGCCGTCCAGGCCGTCCCGGTCGATGATGTGCAGCGCGGCGGTCCGGATGCGCGAGGCACTCAGGATCGGGCTCCTCGGCATGTCCGCTCCCCTTGCCTGTGGTCGACTCCGCGCCTAGGTTAGATAACCTAACACCGTTCGGTTAGGAGGTCACCCCGGTGGATCTGCGCATCTCCGACGAACACCGGCAGCTCAAGGAGCTGGCACACCGGTTCACCGAGGAGCGGATCGTCCCCCACGCCACGCGCTGGGACCGGGACGAGGCCATCGACCGCGACCTGGTGCCCGCCCTGGGCGAGGTGGGCTTCCTCGGCCTGGGCATCGACGAGGAGCACGGCGGCTCGGGTGGCGACCACCTGGCGTACTGCCTGGTGCTGGAGGAGATCGCCCGCGGCGACTCGGCCGTGCGCGGCATCATCTCCGTCTCCCTGGGCCTGGTCGGCAAGACCATCGCCAAGCACGGCACGCCGGCGCAGAAGCAGCGGTGGCTGCCCGGCCTGTGCGCGGGCCGCGAGCTGGGCTGCTTCGGCCTGACCGAGCCCGGTACCGGCTCCGACGCCGCGTCGCTGGCCACGAGGGCCGTCCGCGACGGCGACGACTGGCTGATCACCGGGCGCAAGGTGTTCATCACCAACGGCACGTGGGCCGACGTCGCCCTGATCTTCGCTCGAACGGGTGGTCCCGGACCGAAGGGGATCACCGCGTTCCTCGTGCCGACCGACTCACCCGGCTTCGCCGCCACCGAGATCCGCGGCAAGCTCGGCATGCGCGGCCAGGCCACCGCCGAGCTGACCCTGGACCGGGTCCGGGTCCCCGACGGGGACCGCCTCGGCGACGAGGGCGCGGGCTTCAAGCTGGCCATGGCCGCCCTGGACCGGGGCCGGATGTCCGTCGCCGCCGGGTGCGTGGGCGCCGCGCGGGGTGCGCTGGAGGTCAGCGTGCGGTACGCCGGGCAGCGCGAGCAGTTCGGCAAGCCCATCGCCGGTTTCCAGCTCGTGCAGGAACTCCTGGCCGACATGGCGGTGGAGACCGACGCGGCCCGCCTGCTCACGTGGCGCTGCGCGGACCTCGCCGACCGGGGCGAGCCGTTCGGCACGGAGGCGTCCATGGCGAAGCTGTACGCCAGCGAAGCCGCCGTGCGGGTCGCGAACAACGCCATCCAGGTGTTCGGCGGCTACGGCTACGTCGACGAGTACCCGGTCGGCAAGTACTTGCGCGACACCCGCGTCACGACCCTCTACGAGGGCACCAGCCAGATCCAGAAGTTGCTCATCGGCCGGGCGCTGACCGGCATCAACGCGTTCGCGTAGAGGGTAGAGGGAGGACGGCATGGACTTCACGCTCGACGAGGAGCAGAAGGAGATCCGCGACTGGGTGCGGACCTTCGTGCGCAAGGAGGTGGCGCCGCTGGAGCCGGAGGTGCTGCGCCGGGAGCGCCTGGGTCAGCCGGGGTTGACCCGGGACGAGCTGAAGGAGTTGCAGGACAAGGCGAAGGCAGCCGGGTTCTTCGGCGTGCTCACGCCCCAGGAGTACGGCGGCATGGGGCTGGGCGCGCTCATGACGGCGCTGCTGGAGGCCGAGCTGGGGCGCACGTTCGTGCCGTTCCGGTTCGGCGGGTACGCGGACAACATCCTGTTCCACGGCAACGAGGAGCAGAAGCAGCGCTACCTGCTGCCCACGATCTCCGGCGAGCGCGTGTCGTGCTTCGCGATCACCGAGCCGGGCGCGGGTTCGGACGCCAAGGCCATCCGCACGTCCGCCCGCAAGGAGGGCGGCGAGTGGGTGATCAACGGCGAGAAGACGTTCATCACCCAGGGCAACGAAGCGGACTTCGTGATGGTGTTCGCGGTGACCGACCGGGAGAAGGGCGCGGACGGCGGCGTCACGTGCTTCCTGGTCGACCGGGACATGGGCTGGAAGTCCGAGCCGATCCCGACCATGGGCCAGTGGGGCCCGGCCGCGCTGGTGTTCGACAACGTCCGCGTGCCCGAGGAGAACGTCCTGGGCGAGGTGGGCAAGGGCTTCCACCTGGCCATGCAGTGGATCGGCCAGGGCCGCTACCTGCTGCCCGCGCGGGCGCTCGGCTCGTGCGAGCGGCTGGTGGAGATGGCCATCGAGCAGGCCAAGACCCGCGTCACGTTCGGTCAGCCGATCGCCGAGTACCAGGCCATCCAGTGGATGCTCGCGGACTCGGCGGTGGAGATCGAGGCGTTGCGCTGGCTCGTGCTGCACGCGGCGTGGCTGGTCGACCAGGGCGCGGACTCGCGGCAGGCGCAGTCGATGGCGAAGCTGTACGGCGGCATCAAGGCCAACGAGATCGTGGACCGGGTGCTCCAGATCCACGGCGGCATGGGCTACACGCGCGAGCTGCCGATCGAGCGCTGGTACCGAGAGCTGCGGCTGCTGCGCATCTACGAAGGCACGGACGAGATCCAGCGCCGCACGATCGCCCGCAACCTGCTCAAGGGCCACGCCAAGGTGACCGGCACGCTCGGCTGACCAGGGCTTTCGGCGGGGTCGGGCGACCGGCTCCGCCTGGCCCCCCGACGGAGGTAGGGCTGGCCCCACCTGCCCTTCGGCAGCGCGCCCCAGGGACCGACCGCGATCACGCCAGCACGATGAGTGCATGCGATCACGACCGGTGCTCTTCGAATCCGACCTGACGCGTCAGCGCATCACGACCCCGGCGGGCACGTTCGACGCCGTCGTGACCGGTCCCGCGGCCGGGCGCAAGGTGCTGCTCCTGCACGGCGTGCCGGAGTGCGGGATCGAGTGGCGCCACCAGCTCCGGGCGCTGGCGGCGCACGGGTACCGGGCGGTCGCGCCGGACCTGCGCGGCTACTCGCCGGGCGTGCGCCCGCGCCGGGTGAGCGCGTACGGGCTGGAGCACGTGGTGCGGGACGTGGTCGAGATCGCGGACGCCCTGGGGTGGACGAGGTTCGACCTGGTCGGGCACGACTGGGGCGCGATCGCGGCGTGGGTGGCCGCGGCGCGGTTCCCGCTGCGGATGCGCACGTTGACCGCTGTGTCCGCGCCGCACCCCGGCGCGCTGGCGCGGGCGTTGCGGACGGATCCGGACCAGCGGCGCCGGTGGGCGCACCTGGACCACCTGCGGGAGCCGGGCGTGGCCGAGCGCACCCTGCTCGCCGATCACGGCGCGCGCCTGCGCGACGGCTGGCCGGCCGCGATCCCGCCGGAGCGGGTGGCGCAGTACGTGCGGAAGCTGACCGAGCCGGGCGCGCTCACCGCCGCGCTGAACTGGTACCGGGCCAACGACCTCACCGACATCGGTACCGACGCCCTCCGCCCGGTGTCCGTGCCGACCCGGTACCTGTGGGGCGAGGACGACGAGGTGATCTCGCCGGACACCGCGCAGGACGCCGGGCGGTGGACGACCGGGCCGTACTGGTTCGAGGTGATGCCCGGGGTGGGCCACTTCGTGCCGGAGGAGGCGGCGGAGCAGACGACGCTGCACCTGCTCGACCACCTGGCCGCGCACTGATCAGGCGAGGCTGGTGAGCATCTGGGCGCACACCCGGGCCAGGTGCCTGCGCATCACGTCGGACGCGCGGGTCGGGTCGGCGGCGGCGATGGCGGTGACCAGGGCGTCGTGGTCGTCCAACGAGGCGTTCTGGTGCGGCGGGTCGTCACGCAGACCGCTGCGCAGCAGCACCACCCGCTGCTGCACCAGCCGCACCTGCTCGGCGATGCGGGGGCTGCGCGCCGCGTCCAGCAACGCCTGGTGGAACGCCAGGTCCAACCGGTGCGGGAACCGCTCGCCCGCCGAGTACGCCCGGCGCGACTCCTCGCACACCGCGCGCAGCCGCACCACGTCGCCCTCCGTGCGCCGGGACGCCGCCAGCTCGGCCGCCGCGCACTCCAGCGCGGTGCGCAGCTCGAACAACGCCTGCACGTCCGCCGCGTCGGCCGTGGGCACGGACGCGCCCCGGTGCGGCGCGAGCACCAGCAAACCCTCGGACGCCAGGTGCCGGATCGCCTCGCGCAGCGGTCCGCGCGAGATGCCCAG is a window from the Saccharothrix saharensis genome containing:
- a CDS encoding GntR family transcriptional regulator; the encoded protein is MTPPLHLSLAGQAVDVLRELVLTGEIPPGTRVNEVELAQRLGISRGPLREAIRHLASEGLLVLAPHRGASVPTADAADVQALFELRTALECAAAELAASRRTEGDVVRLRAVCEESRRAYSAGERFPHRLDLAFHQALLDAARSPRIAEQVRLVQQRVVLLRSGLRDDPPHQNASLDDHDALVTAIAAADPTRASDVMRRHLARVCAQMLTSLA
- a CDS encoding acyl-CoA dehydrogenase family protein; translation: MDFTLDEEQKEIRDWVRTFVRKEVAPLEPEVLRRERLGQPGLTRDELKELQDKAKAAGFFGVLTPQEYGGMGLGALMTALLEAELGRTFVPFRFGGYADNILFHGNEEQKQRYLLPTISGERVSCFAITEPGAGSDAKAIRTSARKEGGEWVINGEKTFITQGNEADFVMVFAVTDREKGADGGVTCFLVDRDMGWKSEPIPTMGQWGPAALVFDNVRVPEENVLGEVGKGFHLAMQWIGQGRYLLPARALGSCERLVEMAIEQAKTRVTFGQPIAEYQAIQWMLADSAVEIEALRWLVLHAAWLVDQGADSRQAQSMAKLYGGIKANEIVDRVLQIHGGMGYTRELPIERWYRELRLLRIYEGTDEIQRRTIARNLLKGHAKVTGTLG
- a CDS encoding TetR/AcrR family transcriptional regulator; the encoded protein is MPRSPILSASRIRTAALHIIDRDGLDGLSMRKLASELGVQAASLYGHVSTKDDLLHEVAAGILEQVDVSGFDGGDWRHGLRSCARSYRAALAAHPNIVPFLAYGPAHREASLRRLDVVHGGLVASGWSRREATMIAAALMYLVFGAALSSFSSGFSEDQTFYRDRYPNLDKAHLLPAVARELDHDSFELALDALVTGLGARAHD
- a CDS encoding alpha/beta fold hydrolase, yielding MRSRPVLFESDLTRQRITTPAGTFDAVVTGPAAGRKVLLLHGVPECGIEWRHQLRALAAHGYRAVAPDLRGYSPGVRPRRVSAYGLEHVVRDVVEIADALGWTRFDLVGHDWGAIAAWVAAARFPLRMRTLTAVSAPHPGALARALRTDPDQRRRWAHLDHLREPGVAERTLLADHGARLRDGWPAAIPPERVAQYVRKLTEPGALTAALNWYRANDLTDIGTDALRPVSVPTRYLWGEDDEVISPDTAQDAGRWTTGPYWFEVMPGVGHFVPEEAAEQTTLHLLDHLAAH
- a CDS encoding phosphotransferase family protein, which gives rise to MTFPPAVTQEQFEALDDDAVRPGVEALCRYLGVSGDVTRFADGSLPVYAVGVRHVLKLFPAVHLDEVATERDVLEAVQGRLPVPTPRLHAAGEFGGWGYVLMERLRGASLEDVWPSLDADARRDVSRQVGEALAALHAITPPSLGPDDWAEFVRTQRHGCVARQHARGLAPGWLEQIPDFLDSVDLTRPDLVLAHTEVMSAHLLVENGRLTGLFDFEPAMRAAREYEFVATGIFLTRGERPANAALHDGYGRAVDPRKVLACTLLHVYSNLPWYLRVVPTTATALDELADHWFGA
- a CDS encoding acyl-CoA dehydrogenase family protein gives rise to the protein MDLRISDEHRQLKELAHRFTEERIVPHATRWDRDEAIDRDLVPALGEVGFLGLGIDEEHGGSGGDHLAYCLVLEEIARGDSAVRGIISVSLGLVGKTIAKHGTPAQKQRWLPGLCAGRELGCFGLTEPGTGSDAASLATRAVRDGDDWLITGRKVFITNGTWADVALIFARTGGPGPKGITAFLVPTDSPGFAATEIRGKLGMRGQATAELTLDRVRVPDGDRLGDEGAGFKLAMAALDRGRMSVAAGCVGAARGALEVSVRYAGQREQFGKPIAGFQLVQELLADMAVETDAARLLTWRCADLADRGEPFGTEASMAKLYASEAAVRVANNAIQVFGGYGYVDEYPVGKYLRDTRVTTLYEGTSQIQKLLIGRALTGINAFA
- the ligD gene encoding non-homologous end-joining DNA ligase yields the protein MAQAVELTVGDRVVRVSNPGKVYFPERGITKIQVVEYYLAVAEPLLRVLRDRPTTLKRYVDGVTGEAFYQKRLPKGAPEWVETARVAFPSGRPADEVCPTEPAVLAWAANLGTFDFHPWPVRRADTDRPDELRVDLDPQPGTDFRDAVEVAMVLREVLDELGFTGYPKTSGGRGIHVAVRIRAEWDFVDVRHAVIALAREVERRVPDKATTSWWKEERGEKVFLDFNQAARDRTIASAWSVRGTPRATVSTPVTWDRLSTVDPDDFDVLSVPGYLADNGDPHASLDDEAFGIERLLEWYEADDRGELPYPPDYPKMPGEPPRVQPSRKRN